From the Piliocolobus tephrosceles isolate RC106 chromosome 14, ASM277652v3, whole genome shotgun sequence genome, the window atttactttttttagttatggaaaaaaattttttttaagttccgggatacatgcgcagaacgtgcaggtttgttacataggtatacgtgtgctatggcggagacatttattttttaagcacaAAAACAATTTTGGGTTATAATTCCTAGTATACAGAGACACAGATGCCTACATTCTAATGACTAATATAAAACCTTTTATTTGGCAATCTGGAAATAATCACTTTTTAGATATTAACTTATGAAATACGGTTACAGAAAATTATTCACAGAAAATATTACACTATAGATGGATTACTCAAATCACTCCAATGAAGTAATTTACTTGAGGTGTTCATAAAGCAGCTCAGAGTCTGGGCACAAAATAGAGATctgagtcttcatttctctgtaaTGCTGCATGAGATACTCAATCTCTGCCCCTTCCTCAAAAGACTgttaagaacaaaataaaatagcgTGGAAAGTGTTTGGCAAGGTACTTATTAAGCATTTATGAATGCTTTATTAGTATCAAATGCTTTTGTCATCACAGTTTAATTGTACCAAGAAACAAAAATTCTCCAACAGAGTGATGACTGCTTTAAATAGGGGAGTTGATTCATTCGTTTACAAATACTAGTCATCAACTTTCAAACTTAACTTTGTTATATTTTTGGAGCAATGTTTACAGAGCTGTACCCATGATAGGTACCACAGACAGACAATGAATAATCTACCTTCAGCAAGGAAGGTCAGAAAATCCAGACTCAAGAGGGGCACCTGTGCTTCCCAATGGCTCATCTCCTCCCTAAACTACAGACTTCTTCCACCAAAGCCGAAGTAGACCTTGTCTTCAGTCCACCTCAGTAACCTCCACGGTCTTGGGGCATAGACACTGCACTGACACAAACCTAGAAGGCCGGTGTCCCACAGCCCAAGTTTGCACTCATCTCTCACCAAGTATCAACCATTCTCCCAAAAGCAGGCAAATATCCTGGACTTAAGCACGAGATCCTTTGGCCAAAATGAATtgggaaacattaaaaaaaaaaaaaaaaaaaaaaacacttaattaAAACATGCCATAAATTCCACTTTTTACCTCATTGATTAAAATAATcaagaaagataaaacatacaTAGGTGTTAATATTAGGATGGTGCAAAAGCAACTGCATATTTTGCCACACAAGCAATGGTAAAACTGCTATTACTTTTGCACAAGCctatattactttcatttttttatatcttAGCATTGAGAAATAGTGATTTTTCACTATAGAATCccattgtttattatttaaatatgagTAAAAGCATTATAAGAAATATTCAAAggatatgaaagtataaaatacacattattcaattctatttaaaagaattttttttaagatcttgtaaagttgaattttatcaatgTCAAACTGCAAActtcaatatttaatatatgtgtgaTATTGATGATTGCCTCCTCTTCTTTCAGGTATTATTGAATGTTatcaatcaaataaaaattctatttctttctgtttctatgtatatCTGACATTTACATGTGGTGAAAAGGTTACTTGGCCCAAAAACTTCTCAGAATCAAGTTTAACACATCACAATTTGCTCATGAGCACAAACTTTACAGTCAGGAGTTGCACATAAAgggtttattttaaatgttttaaggaTAAGATAGAGTTAcatcataattataaaaattacttaCAGAATTAACAGATTTATATTGTGTATACTTCTAAATGCAGAGAACAGGGAACTGTCTACacattgtataaaataaaattaaaattaaaaatgaattcaagcTTGAAAGATGAGGTCatttacctaattttaaaatgtgaacacGAAGACCTCTGACCTGTACACATTCATTCCAACTGCACTAATGATGGAAAACACAAAGAGCGCAGCATTTCCAAGGAACCACAGACATTTCAAccataattattttgttataataattGTTCCTGTTTTGTCTTTGgagaactttcatttttttaagacaatCAGCTTAAGAGTGTTTTCAGGCACTACAATTTGTGACAATCGGAACAGTCTTCTAATGGGTCTACAGTGTTCAGAGATTCAAGCCCAATGCACTTCGTGGTTTGGCACATAAAACGATAAAAGAAACGAAATCTGATTTAGAAgtaactgtgatttttttttaagaaaacacagtCCCTTCAAATGCTGCATGACATTTACAACTGGAAAATCACCTTCTGTTGGCACTACATTTGCTTCACCAGTGCATTTTTATCCTAAAACCACTAAAACGGCACAGTAAGCAAATATACAggaaactgaaaacaaataaaaataaagaaaacaaaaaaacctaaatatcTTTAACATGCAATTTTAGTCAGTTACATTGAACATTCTACTTAGAATAGAGCATGCAAAAAAGGATGgtctgcttttaagatttttctctgaaGTTTTACGTGGCAGCCTGACatcacacacgcacgcacacacaatACAATAATACTAGAGCAGGTAAATGAGAAAGGCCGATAAATTTTATACATAGATTCATGTCTTGTGTTGTCACAAGTCCCATGATACTTTTGGAAATTAATGTTGAATTCCTGGAACAAGGAACCAACATTCAGATACCAGAAAAATGCAAGCAATGCATGCAGATCTGACACGTGAGCCTAAAATGAAGCCCAAGATACAAGGGCTTGGGAGCAGAATTAGTCACAGCGTCATTAAGTGTGGTGTAAGCCACCAAAAGAAAGACAGAACgggggaaaatggggagagaaaaaaaaaatcttccctttcCCTCAGCCCTAAAGGCAATAAATGGAACAATGATTAAACtcatcgtcatcatcaccatcatcatgtTGCATTCATCTAGAAACTGGGAGACCATGTGGTATAAAAAAAGTCATCGAAGTTGCTTGCAGAAAAACCACAATGCAAGTCATTAAGTAATGCTAGAAATGTCTCAATTGACCCAACCCTCAAGATACTTCaaaatgaactttatttttcCACCCAAAGTGACCGGCCAAGTTCTGCACAGTCCGTGCATGCTGGACACACTTGCAAACTCCTGCGCTGTAATGTCAGTCTGGACTCCGGGAGCCAGGCTCAGCTTCGAGATTTACATGCAGGGACTCTTAAAGAGTCAACAGGAAAACACATAGCAGATCTGCAGAATAATACCTGTTCACACACGAGAAGCACCTATGACTTGGGTATCACAACTGCTTTCAGAAGCTTGTCCCTGGCTGCCCACAGTGAAGCACCAGGGACAGAGCGACTGCAGATGTGGACAGAAAACTGAGGTACTGTGTTTACATGGTGAGTGGTCGTTACCATCCAACAGCACAAGGCACAAAAAATGGGCATCAAGCAAACCATGCATAACGAGGCCTGGAAACCATCAAGAACAGCCACAAAAGAGGTCACTCGGACCTCTGATTCAAACTTTTGGTGTCTGAGTGATACGCATGCACGTTTAGGCTCTGCCCAAATATCAGGGAGGATTTCCAATCTCCACAAGAGACTGGTTTCACATATGGCCTTTCTCCTGGTTGTCAAACCACCAGGGTTCCTCCAAAACAAAGTGAGAGCAGCTGTTTTGCTGACCAACCAATCACACTAGCAGTTCTATTTCAGTTTAAAACAACCTTGCAGGAATAAACCACATAAAGACTGCGTGGCTAAGGGCTGCTATTACTTACACCCACCAAGCGAACACAAACGGCTGGCTCTTTCTTCTATGGTAACGCATCACTGACATGCAAACCCCAAGGGGCCACTGAATGGAATGAATCCACATTAACAGCACACCTGGAGCAGGAACATGCACCCCACAAGGTGTCAGGAGACTAAGGTGCTATTTGTCTAGACATTCTTTGCGAGGAAAAGCCAGGGGGTAGGGGAAAGGGGTGGGTTGAAAGTTTCTGACCATAATCATACATTAGCAATGatagtaataaaaatttaaaagtcccaGAGAGCTTGTTAGAAGGCAACAATGCCACTCAAAACTTATACTTCCAATATAAAAGCATTGTATTCTTCCAGAAACTTACCCAAAACACACAAACCAGTGATGTATTGTTGCCTTTTAAATTCACGTACTGAAATCCAGATTACTGATTTGTACACAATATACCACATGTGCTGTCCAAAATACACCTACATTACACTGTGTGGAACAAGAACCTGGGCTTTGCTAAAAAGAATTTATGATTAAaatgtaaccaaaaaaaaaaaaaattcaaagcttAGAATTAAAGGTAGCCTTTTACCCAGATTTTTCACCAGATTGTAAAATTCTAATGAGTCATTAACTGTTCACAAGGAATTCGTATTTGGACTTATGGTTTAAGGGCTCCAGATTGAAAAGGTGCTCTGAACTTCTGATTTTTTGAAACAAGCTGAAATGTTCCCATATGCTTCCTGTGCCCAAAGtttaatttgaaataaagagCAGTAATATCGTAACCATGACTGACTTGGGTAAAGCACTCCTGTTAAACTCAAGAAAATTACGTCACCCCCATACTAAAAATCCACAAAGAAAAGACTGccagtggggtgtgtgtggggtgtgtgtatgtgtgtgtgtgtgtacacatgtatctgtgtgtatatattatatatgtatacacacatatagatatagGTAGATACAGATACATATATCTCAAAAAAGGCAATAACGAAAACATCAAACTATGCTTGCATTGTGGCGGCAGAATAACAGGGTTAAGGTGAGGGGGAAAATGGTTAAGAtctattacaattttaaatgacTATGATACTAGCTTAACTTTTACCAAACTTGCCTGTAACTCCCCTCCAAATAGACAAGacttcttttaaaagaaaggggTTCTCCTTACACAAAATGCTTTGTGTTCACATCAATCTGTACTATTCAGAACAAAACCAGTTCTGCTGGCAGAGATTGTGGGTTCGCAGGGACATGTAAGCTTTCATTAAACTGGAAAGCAATCAAGTCTTTATGTCtacaaataatacatttcataGTTCCACAAATTTGGCAGAGTTTGTGATGACATCTAGGATGTTTTCACCAAATCGTAGACATAAATATGGAAATCATCATCAAACTTGATGAAATAGACGGAGGGCTTGGCTTCTACTTGATGAATGACCATGCCAGTCCTTTTGGAGCCATCTTCTTTGGCATATTCCACTTGTTTGCCTACCAGGCTGTCCACAACTTCTCCTGGTTCCCTTTCTGCTGGAGGTGAAtcatctatatttaaaaaaaaaaaaaaaagagagagagagaaaatttctaAATCAATTTTTAGATATAAATCaactcacatatttattttcgtaacttaaaaaaaaaaatttaaatactctGAATTCAGGATTATCTAGACCAggagtcagcaaacattttcGTAAAAGACACggcagtaaatatttcaggcttagGGGCATATGGTCTCTGTTCCAACTGCTGAACTCTGCGACtgcagcacaaaagcagccactgATGATATGCATATAAACAgatgtggctgtgtttcaataaaacctTTTTTCATAGTTTGCCGACCCCCATCTAGATAtatgaacaattttaaaaatcataaccaAAAATTCATTTGGTCCATGTTTAATTTGTAGctgtaattaaatgaaaataagtttgagtggctttgaaatataatttgaaagcAGACAATTCCTACAGGGATTACTGAGAATATGGTACATATTTAAAACGCCTAAGTACCATTGGTTTACTCTGAATCTTTAAAGCCTCTTCCCCCTCAACTTCACTGCATTTCACATCATCTTCCTAACTCAGTTCCAAAATTTAAGTTTTCCATGCTTTAAAAATTGGCACTGAATGAACTTCAGCCCAGGACAAGTACAGGGGAATCTGAGGATGGCCCAGGCATCTGTAGTGCCTAAAAGGTCCCCAAGATTAATGTACTGCTTCTGGCCTCTAAGAAAACACACAGCAACAGCaaatcaccaccaccaacaacaaaaaacaaagtaaaagaaaaaaagagagggggCTTGCTAGGCAGTTACAAttctattttaagaaactgcatGGGTTCTGAAAAACTCAAAGCTCTTCCTCACAGTAGCAGGTGGCCTTCAGGTAGGGAAACCAGAGGCTCCAGCTACATAAGACAGTCCACGTTATCCTGGCACAATTGGTAGCAACGCCATTTTACTCTCACAGGTATCCTGGTGTGGACCATATAACGTGCATGTATTAACAGAAGTCTGCCTCTTTGGTTACAATAAAATTCTCTCACTGAATGACAATCCAAAAACTGCTACTGTGATCTCTGGTACTAAGAGTcacaagcaataaaaataaaacatctgagCATAATCagttcttttaaaagaataaaatataagctgaactcttttctttaaaaattatcttcccTTAAGCAGTATCATCACATACTGTCATATTTTTATGGCACTTTCATGTTTACAAAGGAATTTCAAATACACGATCGCACATAAATTTTATAGTAACTGAGCTAATCAAGGGAGTCATGTAGAGGCCTGTTTTAGCATCAGAGCTGGCACTCGAACAAGACCCTTTCAGAACTCATTAGATCAGAGCACCACCACTGTTTCTAAAGGTAAATACGCTTCCACAGCGTgtacacgcgcgcacacacacacacaaatttaagtTTGGAGAATTAACGGAGAGGGAAGATCAAAAAATGGTTAGGAAAAGTGATGGAGAACTGCAGACACCCTTGCATTTCCTATGATTAGGTTAACAGTACTTACTCTACCcataaaaaatgttcaagttACCTCATAAAGGATGGagaaatgctttttaaagaaatgttctcATGACAAATTCCTGAGTATATAATTTGAATTACCCCTTTATAAcaaatgtacacattttttttttctttttgagatggagtcttgctcttgttgcccaggctggagtgaagcgatatgatcttgactcactgcaacctccatctcccgggttcaagcgattcttctgcctcaacctcccaagtagctgggactacaggcacccgccaccatactcggctaatttttttatttttagtagagaccaggtttcaccatattgaccaggctggcctcgaactcctgacctcaggtgatctgcccgccttggcctcccaaagtgctgggattacaggcatgagccacaatgcccagccccaaaattttaaaaatatgtatcaaagAAGTAGAAATTCAAGGCCAGATGAGCAAATTAGTACATTAACTAACTTCTTCctaggaagaatttttttaaaaaaaagaaatagaaatgactgACACATGGCTAATGTATGGAGAGGGCGTATCAGTTACATCTGTCCAAGGCCAGAGGTTCATGTGTTTGAAAAAAGGCCACTGAGTAGTTTTTAAAGGAACAAACTTATCCAAAAgcgaaattaagaaaacaattcaattcaTATGTATAATAGCATCACAAAGGATAAAATCCTTCGaagtaaatttaataaaagaaatgcggggccgggagcagtggctcacacctgtaatcccagcattttgcaaggctggaggcaggaggatcacaaggtcaggagattgagaccatgctggccaatatggtgaaaccccatctctactaaaactacagaaattagatgggtgtggtggtacatgcctgtaatcccagctacttgggaggctaaggcaggagaactgcttcaacctgggagtcagaggttgcagtaagccaagactgtgccactgctcaccagcctggcgacagaacaagactccatctcaaaataaataaataaataaataaataaataaataaataaataaataaataaataaataaataaaaagtggccaggcacagtggctcaacctataatcccaggactttgggaggccgaggtgggtggatcacctgaggtcaggagttcaagaccagcctggtcaacatggtgaaacctcgtctctactaaaaatacaaacatgagctAGGcgaggtggtgtgtgcctgtaatcccatctacccgggaggctgaggaaggagaatcgccggaacctgagaggcagaggcggcaGTAAGTGAGaacaagccactgcactccagcctggctgacaagaagactctgtctcagataaaaggaaaaaaggggaaagtgaaagtgaaaggagaaaggaaaaagaaatgcaatgttTTCAAAATACTGTTGAAATCAATCCACCAATCAATGAAAAAAcaccccatgctcatggattagaagacttgtAAAGTCTTATTAACATTGTTAAAAGGGCAATAATACTCTTCAAACTGATCCACAGATTCAACACAGTCACAGTCCCTATCAGAATCCCAGGGGACTTCTTTGTTctgacaagttgattctaaaattcatatgaaattgcaagggacccagaatagccaaaacaatcctgaaaaagaaagcaggtgccgggtgcagtggcttacacctgtaatcccagcactttgggagactgaggcaggcagatcacttcactccaggagttcgagaccagcctggccaacatggcaaaaccccatctctacaaaaaatactaaagttCGCCGAAtgtggtgacacatgtctgtaattccagttccttgggaggcggaggttgcaataagccgagctcgtgccactgtactccagcctgagcaacagagtgcaactgtctcaaaaaaaaaaaaaggaggaaaaaaaaaaaaagcaggactCAAACTttgtcaactgatttttttttttctttttttttgagacggagtctcactctgtcgcccaggctgcagcgcaaatggtgtggtctcggctcactgcaacctccgcttcccaggttcaagtgattctcctgcctcagcctcccaagtagctgggattacaggtgcctgccaccatgcctggctaatttttagtagagatggggtttccccgtgttgcccaggctggtctcgaactcctgacctcgtgatccacccgcctggcctcccaaagtgctgggattacaggagtgagccactgcgcaacAAGGATGTCAAAaccattcaatgggggaaagaataaTCTTTGCAAAAAATAGTGCTTGGACAACTAGATAGGcagtcacaagaaaaaaaaaaaaaaatgaagttggacccttaccttgaaccacaaacaaaaattaacttgaaaatgCATCAAAGACCTGTaagtaagagctaaaactataaaaactcttagaagaaaacaagggTAAATCTTTATGACCTCAGATTTGGCAAACGATTCTTAGGACACAAAAAGCATTCTCAGCAAGAGAAAACGTAACTTGGACTTCAAAGTTTAAAACTTCTGCGCAAAGAACatcatcaagaaagtaaaaacagcccatggaatgggagaaaatatttgcaacatatatctgataaaggtcttatattttaaaaattgtcacaaTGCAATAATGAaagataattcaatttaaaaatgggcaggggatatgaatagacacttcaccaCAGATGATATAAAAAGGGtcaataggccgggcatggtggctcacatctgtaattccagccctttgggaagccaaggtgggtggatcctttgaggtcaggagttcgagaggagcctggccaatatggtgaaaccccatctctactaaaaatacaaaaattatctgggcatcgtggcacgcacctatagtcccagctacttgagaggctgaggcaggagaatggcttgaacccaggaggcggaggctgccaGTAAGCTGcaatcacgccaatgcactccagcctgaacgacagagcaagactccatctcaaaaaaaaaaaatttttttttttgtttaaagggCCAATAAGCATCtgaaagatgcttaacatcattactcatcagggaaatgcaaatcaaagcacttcacatccactaggatgagatatcacttcacatccactaggatggcAAGAATCAAAGTCAGGTAACAGTAAgagttggtgagaatgtggataCATCAGAACTCTCATAACACTGCTGTTGGACATGTAAAatggtctttttgtttttaaaattagccttGCAGTTCCCCCAAACGATTAAACATAAAGTTACCATTACGACCCAgtgattccactcctaggtatgtacccaaaagaaataaaacatgtccATACAGaaacttgcacacacatgtttatagcagcattattcataaaaacCAAGAGGTGAGGAAACAACTCAGATGTCCTTTCCTGGATGAATGGCTAatcaaaatgtagtatatccatacaatgcaaTTGTATTtggccatgaaaaggaatgaagtactgatatatgctacagcGTGAATGAAATCTCAAAACATGCTAAGGGAAAGAAGCTAGCACAAAGGACCTCACACCATACAGTCCATTCACAGGAAAGTCCATAACAGGGAAACTGACACATCAAGCATTACTGGTTGCTTAAGGTTAGGGGGTTGGAGGAATAAAGGACTGACAGCTAATAGATACAAGGTTTtcttttgaggtgatgaaaatgttctaaaatcgaCTGTGGTGAGGACTGTACATATCTGTGCATATATTAAAAAGTACagaattgcacattttaaatggaCTAACTATATGGACTAATATAGCCGtaacggctcacacctgtaatcctaatactttgggagacgAAGGctggcagactgcctgagctcaggagtttcagaccaccctggccaacatggtgaaacccatctctactaaaatacaaaacaaaacaaaacaaacaaaaattagccaggcgtggtggctggtgcctgtagtcccagccacttaggaggctggggcaggagactcgcttgagccggtgtggcagaggctgcagtgagccaagaccacaccattgcactccagcctgagcaacagggcaagactctgtctccaaaaaaaataaaaaataaataaataaataacacaataaaacttttttctaggCCTAACGAAATTAGCCCAGGTCACATCCTCTTCTACCTTACCTGTGCGAACGGACTAGTTGTGGAAATAGCTAATCATCTGTCTAAACACTGACTCTGTACTCCAGCTGGTACTGAAAAGTTCTCCCAATTAACTGTTTTCTGAAATCGATGTTCTCTAAATCAGGAGCCCCGGACACCTGGGCCACGCTGCACAGCAGATGGTGACCAGTGGCAAAGAGAGCACtgccacctgagctctgcctcctggcagATCAGCAggggcatcagattctcataggagcataaACCTTACTGTGAACTACGCATGTCAAGAATCTAGGTTGCGTGTTCCTTATGGGAAATCTAACGCCTTCAAAACCACTATCTCCACACCCAACACCCCCAATCCATggaaaactgtcttccacgaaactggttcCTGGTGACAAAAAGGCTGAAGATTGCTGCTCTGAAGTTCaagtatttacagatgaaataatcAACGTCTTGGGGTTAGCTTCAAAATAATTGCATTGGGGGGATTAATAGATAAAACTAGACAAGCAATGAGACAATAACCGTTAAAGCTGAGCAGGGGTACACGGGGATGTATTTTACTGGTCCCTATTCcatcatgtttttaaataaaagcaataagTAATATGTAGTAgtgttaattataaaaaaaacttGTATCTTATTATAGAAGTCAAGCAGAACtgattatcaaatattttatctaaaattcatGACAACCGGATGAAAAATTTCAAAGGCTGTCTTTGTGCATGACTAAAAGAATAATCatatatccagaaataaaaatgtatctgcaAAAGAGCCAATCAAATATCTTGCACTAAAGTTCAAATCCCTTCtaattaccaaaaataaaagttgccaATATATACTTACTGGAATCAGGCATAATGCGAAGGTCGCCTTCTTTGTAATCATCTAAGAGTTGGTACATGTACAAGACAGGGTCTTTCTCATAGGTAATGTAAAACCATGTGTTCATGACAGGTGCACGTGCTAAGACCATTCCCCTCCACTCATCTTTAGAACCATCCTCTGTCTCAAACATATGTTCCACTGCTTTGCCAATCATTGTGTCTGCCAAGTGTGCATCGCTGATTCGAGATGTTGctggggatttaaaaaaaaaaccaaaaaaaaaagttgacaaagCGTTTCACTGATTACCGACTATGAAGACTGAATCTACGAAAGGCGGCTACCTGAAATTTTGTCCATGCAATGTATTAGCAAGCATCAGAATCTGGGAAagctttaaaaagtacaaaaaaaccaaagacaaaCTACTGGGCCCCAGCTCAGAGATGGATTCAACAGGAATAGAAGTATTTTGTCCCAAGTCGGTTAATTGAAAaagatatgattttttaaagaatttttctgGACTCATCTGCTCTTGGTTCTGTACCCAAATCAAAAGTTTCAGTAACTGTTCATTCaaggtacaaaatattttttggtaCTGTTTACTTAACAGttaaattttgagataatttcagacttacagaagAATTGCAAAAACAGTAGAGTTCCTGTATACGGTTCACTTTGCTTCTCCTGTATTAgcatcttacataaccacagAACGTTTATTTAAAACTTAGAAATTAATCTATTCAAGgcacagaggttttttttttttttaagaaagtggtgtttgttttccttcagtcttatttccattttttattaagGAATAGGTTTTTACTCTCTTGCTCCTACAATCTTATCCTTCGCTGCAACCAAAGTAATCACTGTGTCATTGATACCACATTGTGTGATTTAAAATGTTCCCATGCCTTTCCTTCGTAATTTGAAAAACAACCAAACTGCTCACCATGGCCCCCAAGCCCTAAGCCATCATGCCTCTGCCCTTAAGTTTTCCCATCTTCCTCCTCATTGCTCATGCCTTCTCTACTCGgctcttcttcctctcccattAGGACACACTCTCCTCTGCCTGATGGCTCTTCCCCACATCTTCAGAAGGCCAGTTCCTTTTGGGGTTCTCCTCACCAACAAGGTAGCCCCACAAATGCCAGTCACATTACCCAAT encodes:
- the SPIN1 gene encoding spindlin-1 isoform X2: MMKKRTSHKKHRSSVGPSKPVSQPRRNIVGCRIQHGWKEGNGPVTQWKGTVLDQVPVNPSLYLIKYDGFDCVYGLELNKDERVSALEVLPDRVATSRISDAHLADTMIGKAVEHMFETEDGSKDEWRGMVLARAPVMNTWFYITYEKDPVLYMYQLLDDYKEGDLRIMPDSNDSPPAEREPGEVVDSLVGKQVEYAKEDGSKRTGMVIHQVEAKPSVYFIKFDDDFHIYVYDLVKTS
- the SPIN1 gene encoding spindlin-1 isoform X1 produces the protein MKTPFGKTPGQRSRADAGHAGVSANMMKKRTSHKKHRSSVGPSKPVSQPRRNIVGCRIQHGWKEGNGPVTQWKGTVLDQVPVNPSLYLIKYDGFDCVYGLELNKDERVSALEVLPDRVATSRISDAHLADTMIGKAVEHMFETEDGSKDEWRGMVLARAPVMNTWFYITYEKDPVLYMYQLLDDYKEGDLRIMPDSNDSPPAEREPGEVVDSLVGKQVEYAKEDGSKRTGMVIHQVEAKPSVYFIKFDDDFHIYVYDLVKTS